The following are encoded together in the Bradyrhizobium algeriense genome:
- a CDS encoding cytochrome c: MMGPSRIVVSIVAVVLLGGAAAAFAIVWRPAIAAVEPPGPQAFDAALVKRGRDLAAIGNCSNCHTVRGAKNFAGGLPVPTPFGTIFSSNITPDAETGIGRWSEAAFQRAMRSGVNREGQHLYPTFPYDHFTNVSDEDDRALYAFLMTRQPVRAPARENQLSFPFNQRFAIAGWKLLFLRHGTYQPDPKQSAEWNRGAYLVEGLAHCGACHTPRNALGAERNSAQFAGGDVDNWHAYALNDRSHAPVPWDADALFAYLRDGWHPDHGTARGPMAEVVSNLSSVPSSDVRAIAVYMAGVSGTPTPDRKRQGEAALEQAKASSVPASQTNTAGASIYAAACASCHASGRPLPYGGVDLALSTAIASPDPRNLANIVLSGVQAIEGERSPIMPGFAASMTDAQVSALLNYLRARFSNQPPWSGVEKTVQDARRAQTAFLQTSPAPRSPPTDSQQREKPW; encoded by the coding sequence ATGATGGGACCGTCCCGAATTGTCGTCAGCATCGTTGCCGTCGTGCTGCTTGGCGGCGCGGCGGCTGCCTTTGCAATCGTGTGGCGCCCGGCGATCGCGGCGGTCGAGCCGCCCGGGCCGCAGGCCTTCGATGCCGCTCTCGTCAAGCGAGGTCGCGACCTGGCGGCGATCGGCAATTGCAGCAATTGCCATACCGTGCGCGGGGCTAAGAACTTTGCCGGCGGTCTGCCGGTGCCGACCCCGTTCGGCACGATCTTCTCCTCGAACATCACGCCGGATGCGGAGACGGGAATCGGGCGATGGTCGGAAGCCGCGTTTCAGCGCGCGATGCGCTCCGGCGTCAATCGTGAAGGGCAGCACCTTTATCCGACATTCCCATACGACCACTTCACCAATGTCAGCGACGAGGATGACCGGGCACTCTATGCGTTCCTGATGACGCGGCAGCCCGTCCGCGCGCCGGCGCGCGAAAACCAGCTTTCCTTCCCGTTCAACCAGCGGTTCGCCATTGCCGGATGGAAATTGCTTTTCCTTCGTCACGGCACCTATCAGCCTGATCCCAAGCAAAGCGCCGAATGGAACCGCGGCGCCTATCTGGTCGAGGGGTTGGCGCATTGCGGCGCCTGCCACACGCCACGCAATGCGCTGGGTGCTGAACGCAACAGCGCGCAATTTGCCGGCGGCGATGTCGACAACTGGCACGCCTATGCGCTCAACGATCGGTCCCACGCGCCGGTGCCCTGGGATGCTGATGCCCTGTTCGCTTATTTGCGCGACGGCTGGCACCCCGACCACGGCACGGCGCGCGGGCCGATGGCGGAGGTGGTCAGTAATCTGTCCTCGGTTCCGTCAAGCGACGTCCGCGCGATCGCGGTCTACATGGCCGGCGTATCGGGAACGCCGACGCCGGATCGCAAACGTCAGGGCGAGGCCGCGCTGGAACAAGCCAAAGCATCTTCGGTCCCCGCTTCCCAAACCAACACGGCCGGTGCGTCGATCTATGCCGCTGCCTGCGCGTCATGCCATGCGAGCGGACGGCCGCTGCCTTATGGCGGGGTCGATCTGGCTCTCAGTACCGCGATCGCCAGCCCCGATCCGCGCAATCTCGCCAATATCGTGCTGTCCGGCGTCCAGGCCATCGAAGGCGAACGCAGCCCGATCATGCCCGGATTTGCCGCCAGCATGACCGATGCGCAGGTTTCGGCCTTGTTGAATTATCTGCGCGCGCGGTTCAGCAACCAACCGCCATGGTCTGGCGTTGAAAAGACGGTTCAAGATGCACGCCGCGCGCAGACTGCATTTCTCCAGACATCGCCCGCGCCGCGCAGCCCGCCCACCGATTCTCAGCAGCGAGAAAAGCCATGGTGA
- a CDS encoding 1-aminocyclopropane-1-carboxylate deaminase, protein MLEKFERYPLTFGPTHIEKLERLSQHLGGKVELYAKREDCNSGLAFGGNKLRKLEYIIPDAIASNADTLVSIGGVQSNHTRMVAAVAAKIGMKCRLVQESWVPHEDAVYDRVGNILLSRVMGADVQLVDEGFDIGIRQSWEEAIADVKAKGGKPYAIPAGASVHKYGGLGYVGFAEEVRAQEKELGFAFDYIVVCTVTGSTHAGMLVGFAKDGRARKVIGIDASFTPAQTKAQVLDIARNTAALVELGQGIVDDDVVLIEDYAYPAYGVPSEETKEAIRLCARLEGMITDPVYEGKSMQGMIDLVNKGYFPKGSKVLYAHLGGAPAINGYAYTFRNG, encoded by the coding sequence ATGCTGGAAAAATTCGAACGCTATCCGCTTACCTTCGGACCCACCCATATCGAGAAGCTGGAGCGGCTCTCACAGCATCTCGGCGGCAAGGTCGAGCTCTATGCCAAGCGCGAGGACTGCAATTCGGGTCTGGCCTTCGGCGGCAACAAGCTGCGCAAGCTCGAATACATCATCCCCGACGCGATCGCTTCCAATGCCGACACGCTGGTCTCGATCGGCGGCGTGCAGTCCAACCACACCCGCATGGTCGCAGCCGTTGCGGCCAAGATCGGCATGAAGTGCCGCCTGGTGCAGGAAAGCTGGGTGCCGCACGAGGACGCCGTCTACGACCGCGTCGGCAACATCCTGCTCAGCCGCGTCATGGGCGCGGATGTGCAGCTGGTGGACGAAGGTTTCGACATCGGCATTCGCCAAAGCTGGGAAGAGGCGATCGCAGACGTGAAGGCGAAGGGCGGCAAGCCCTATGCGATCCCGGCCGGCGCCTCCGTGCACAAATATGGCGGGCTCGGCTATGTCGGTTTCGCCGAAGAGGTCAGGGCGCAGGAGAAGGAACTCGGCTTCGCTTTCGACTACATCGTGGTCTGCACGGTCACCGGTTCGACCCACGCCGGCATGTTGGTGGGATTTGCCAAAGATGGCCGCGCGCGCAAGGTGATCGGCATCGACGCTTCCTTCACCCCGGCCCAGACCAAGGCCCAGGTGCTCGACATCGCCCGCAACACCGCCGCCCTCGTTGAATTGGGCCAGGGGATCGTCGATGACGATGTCGTCCTGATCGAGGACTATGCCTATCCGGCCTACGGCGTTCCCTCAGAGGAGACCAAGGAGGCGATCCGGCTGTGCGCGCGCCTCGAAGGCATGATCACCGATCCCGTCTACGAAGGAAAATCCATGCAGGGCATGATCGACCTCGTGAACAAGGGCTACTTCCCGAAAGGATCGAAGGTGCTCTACGCCCATCTTGGCGGTGCGCCCGCCATCAACGGATACGCCTACACCTTCCGGAATGGCTGA
- the recQ gene encoding DNA helicase RecQ translates to MPAPAALHRDSVPDALSVLNSVFGLPAFRGAQEQIVRHVTDGGNCLVLMPTGGGKSLCYQLPSLLREGCGIVVSPLIALMRDQVAGLLEAGVNAAVLNSTLSFDEASEVERRLLAGDLDLLYVAPERLLTPRCLSLLGQANIALFAIDEAHCVSQWGHDFRPEYIGLSAIAERFPNVPRIALTATADEMTRKEIVARLGLAGAPSFVASFDRPNIRYEIVEKQNAPAQLKAFISERHAGDAGIVYCLSRAKVEDTADALTKAGIAALPYHAGLDAGLRARNQDRFINEDGVVIVATIAFGMGIDKPDVRFVAHLDLPKSIEAYYQETGRAGRDGKPSSAWMAYGLSDIVQQRRMIDESTGSDAFKRVSIGKLDALVALAETAGCRRGRLLGYFGEEATSTSCGNCDNCLSPPQLRDGKVAAQKLLSCAYRTGQRFGAMHLIDVLVGRLTERVTQFDHDKLSVFGIGNDLNEKQWRAVVRQLVAMGHLRADSEAFGALKLTESARGVLKGETEVMLREAAPGTSIRASRAKSRRGDLAPRAETKPADAGLQAALRAWRADIARQRNVPAYVVLHDSTIDGIAAARPATLNELRNIAGIGDKKLEHYGDELLALVRAADA, encoded by the coding sequence ATGCCTGCTCCCGCCGCCCTTCACCGCGACAGTGTTCCTGATGCGCTGTCGGTGCTGAACTCGGTATTCGGCCTGCCCGCCTTCCGCGGCGCGCAGGAGCAAATCGTTCGCCACGTGACGGACGGCGGCAACTGCCTGGTGCTGATGCCGACCGGCGGCGGCAAGTCGCTGTGCTATCAACTGCCTTCACTGCTGCGTGAAGGCTGCGGCATCGTGGTGTCACCGCTGATCGCGCTGATGCGCGACCAGGTCGCGGGACTGCTGGAGGCCGGCGTCAACGCGGCGGTGTTGAACTCGACGCTATCGTTTGACGAAGCCTCGGAAGTCGAGCGGCGGCTGCTCGCCGGCGACCTTGACCTGCTCTATGTCGCGCCCGAGCGGCTTCTGACGCCGCGTTGCCTGTCCTTGCTCGGACAAGCCAACATCGCGCTGTTTGCGATCGACGAGGCGCATTGCGTGTCGCAATGGGGGCATGATTTCCGCCCTGAATATATCGGCCTGTCCGCGATCGCCGAACGCTTTCCCAACGTGCCGCGCATTGCACTGACCGCGACCGCCGACGAAATGACGCGCAAGGAGATCGTGGCCCGCCTCGGGCTTGCCGGCGCGCCAAGCTTCGTCGCGAGTTTCGACCGCCCGAATATTCGTTATGAGATCGTCGAAAAACAGAATGCGCCGGCCCAGCTCAAGGCCTTCATCAGCGAACGCCACGCCGGAGACGCCGGCATCGTCTATTGCCTGTCGCGCGCCAAGGTCGAGGACACCGCTGATGCCCTGACCAAGGCCGGTATAGCTGCGCTGCCTTATCACGCGGGCCTCGATGCAGGCCTGCGCGCCCGCAACCAGGATCGCTTCATCAACGAGGACGGCGTCGTCATCGTTGCCACCATCGCGTTCGGCATGGGCATCGACAAGCCGGACGTGCGCTTCGTGGCGCATCTCGATCTGCCGAAAAGCATCGAGGCCTATTATCAGGAGACCGGACGCGCCGGGCGCGACGGCAAGCCCTCCAGCGCCTGGATGGCCTATGGCCTGTCCGACATCGTGCAGCAGCGCCGCATGATCGACGAGTCCACCGGCTCCGATGCGTTCAAGCGCGTCTCGATCGGCAAGCTCGATGCGCTGGTGGCGCTGGCGGAAACCGCGGGCTGCCGGCGCGGCCGCCTGCTCGGTTATTTCGGCGAGGAAGCGACCTCCACCAGTTGCGGCAACTGCGACAACTGCCTGTCGCCGCCGCAGCTTCGCGACGGCAAGGTCGCCGCGCAAAAGCTGCTGTCCTGCGCCTATCGCACCGGCCAGCGTTTTGGCGCCATGCACCTGATCGATGTGCTGGTCGGCCGCCTGACCGAGCGCGTCACCCAATTCGACCACGACAAGCTATCCGTGTTCGGCATCGGCAACGATCTCAACGAGAAGCAATGGCGCGCCGTGGTCCGCCAATTAGTCGCCATGGGCCATCTGCGGGCCGACAGCGAAGCCTTTGGCGCGCTGAAACTAACGGAGAGCGCACGCGGCGTACTGAAAGGCGAGACGGAAGTCATGCTGCGCGAGGCGGCACCCGGCACGAGCATCCGCGCCAGCCGCGCCAAATCAAGGCGCGGCGATCTGGCGCCGCGCGCCGAGACTAAGCCTGCGGACGCCGGCCTGCAGGCGGCGCTACGGGCATGGCGGGCCGATATCGCGCGCCAACGAAACGTGCCGGCCTATGTCGTGCTGCATGATTCCACCATCGACGGCATTGCCGCCGCACGGCCGGCAACGCTCAACGAGCTCCGCAACATCGCCGGCATCGGCGACAAGAAGCTCGAGCATTACGGCGACGAACTGCTCGCGCTGGTGCGGGCGGCCGACGCGTAA
- a CDS encoding Lrp/AsnC family transcriptional regulator, whose amino-acid sequence MTGRIDRIDLKILRLLQNSGRLTNAELAETAGVSAATCHRRIQRLFDEGFIAQVRAMVAPRKVGKGALVMVGVVLDRSTPESFAAFERAIAQLKFVLDCHLVAGDFDYFLKIRVGDMEDFNRIHGEQLIALPGVRQTRTFFVMKEVVDNAPLDF is encoded by the coding sequence ATGACCGGCAGGATCGACCGCATCGACCTTAAGATATTGCGCTTGCTGCAAAATAGCGGTCGGCTGACCAATGCCGAGCTGGCCGAAACGGCCGGCGTCAGCGCCGCAACCTGTCACCGGCGCATCCAGCGCCTGTTCGACGAGGGGTTCATCGCCCAGGTCAGGGCGATGGTGGCGCCGCGCAAGGTCGGCAAGGGGGCGCTGGTCATGGTGGGCGTCGTGCTCGACCGGTCGACGCCGGAGAGCTTTGCCGCCTTCGAGCGGGCAATCGCCCAACTGAAATTCGTGCTGGATTGCCATCTGGTGGCCGGCGATTTCGACTATTTCCTCAAGATCCGCGTCGGCGACATGGAGGATTTCAACCGCATCCACGGCGAACAATTGATCGCGCTGCCGGGCGTCCGCCAGACTCGGACTTTCTTCGTCATGAAGGAAGTGGTCGACAACGCGCCGCTTGATTTCTGA